The DNA region CTAGCTTAACTCAACAACGCACACatacaaaagaaagaaagcggTCTTCGCTAGGGTGCACGGGATGGGTGAAGACCACAGCTCATCACAGTCAAACAGCGGGTAACTGACGAGAGAACTGCTCATACCACTTGTACGCCAGACCCTGCCGCGCGCTCCCGACGCTCGAGCAATGCCGCCCGGGTGTTCATTGGTCCAGGGCTGGGCGGCGGGGGCGCGCCCGGATGTGTCATGTGACCTGCGCTGGCTATCGTTGTCAACTGTAAGTTGTAATGAACCAACTGTTGAACGTGGGAAGGCAGACGCTTAATGAGAGCCACACAGAGGAAGAAGTTTTCAGATCTTTTCTAATGGTGTAAAAGTAGTGACATTAAATTGTAAAAATACTCATGTTAAAGTGAAAATCCTGCACTCAAAATCCTCCCCAAAGCCACAGATACATCTCTGACTGGCACAAAATGGATGACCCTCCCTTCAAAGCACACAGTTGAGTACACAATGAACACCAATTTTacatttgcatttcaaaaataaattaacagacaataaaataaattgacacatgacagtggaaataaaaatgtaactaattaaattaaatacactACAAGAATGGGTGGATGGGGTTTGAGAGATAGGGTAGTCAAATCCACAGTTGCATGGTCTCTTATAATACTAGTGTGGTGAAAATAGACAGAACATGCAGACAATCATTCAATCATGTGGGATGGGAGATTTTCCATATAATTAATAAAAGGTTGCcatgttttataaatatattcttTAGTGATTAAGTTATTTTCTCTAGAGGTTTGCAACTATTCACCTCTGAGAGCCACAATCCAACAGGTAATGGGAGTTCCACCTCATTGCAATACCTTTTTCTACGATAGCCAATAGGATTTCTGTGAGCTTAAAGGAATGGCTATGTCTGATATTCGAATTTAAGAGGTTGCCCAAAAGGCATACTGCCGGATCCATCAGGAAAGTGActcatttttggccaaattttaaatgagacgtaAAAtggtggtttgtttttttggggtctttttttttttttttttttagctgaggGAAGCATCTGTCATGATGTGTCCAACGGCTGTTGAAAATTTGAATATCAAATGATAATTCTGATGTTAAGAGGGTACCATAAAACTTCTATTAATAGCCccggctattatttgcttataacactgaaatcaacaggcctatatttgggataggcgtctatatgggacaggcctttaaatcctgtcacacaaaactgttgctcagcagagatcaggaaatacaatcaaattaaatcattatgaatattatttgtttaaaagtTAGTCTTCAGACATATATTAAGTATGAGTCATTCCtttgatctagctccaacagacagcgcaccagagagagagtgagttatAGCACCTggcataccaacacaacaccgCTTTATCCCAtgaaaacaatactcacaacttggattcatttttatgaaaaacccttgtgacccttacggactaaaggagAATGAATAACCTACAGGAGGAacggacacataatttgaggtagccaccaaccttttttgtacatttgaagaactgctataaaaaaaaaaaaatgaactgcttggcaaccagaccaggcctctaattcagacagacaggcctttatttgtcgaAATTGGGCCAGTAAAAGGGACTaggcgtttaattgggactaggctctAAATTGAAGTCTCACGGTATACACATTTACACTGATGAGGacacagtgttgtgtttgtttgcactgGGCTATTAAAGGCTGTAAATTGATCAGTGTGCTCTAGTCCTTTCTTCTCCTTTGATAATGTACATCATGTTCATTATCTTAGTTAAACGTGTTAGCATGCTCaggctgaggctgatgggaatgtcattcattttgcaggtatttggtcataagcCAAAGTATTAGACAAGGTGAAATTTTGATCTGATGTTGGTGCAACtgaaaaagttaaaagttattATTTGACACATTTCTTATTATGTTTCCTATTTTAAATTGAGCCAAATGCTTAGACAGTCTGGTCCTGTAGTGGTATAGTGGTACTTAGACAAGGTTATCCTGGAGTACAAGAACAAAGAACAGTGTAAACAACTGAAATTGacaatatttttgtcaatataaTGCTCTAATGCTGAAGTCAATCTTTTTGAACAGAAACAGTAATAATGTGTTATAAAgcctgtgtgtgctggtgtgtaaGAGAAAGAAATACAGAGGCACAGGGAGAGATAAGCTCATAACAGGGTTAGGTGATGTGATGTTGGCGTGAGTGAGCGTCTTTTGTAGATTTGATAAAGAAGTTGAACTGGACACGTTTGCAAATCTGATTTGCATGATGGAAATTATCTGGCAGAGAGATAGGAGGGACGCAGGAACAGAGAGGAACCCCAGTGCTCCAGTCGTTATGTATATCCCATACATATACATGACATGAAGAGCTTTACTATGACAACTGACAGATGTCCTGAATAATTTGAAACCATGTTCAAACAATTACCTCATTGTCCTTTTGTCCATTATTGGTCACAAAAAACTTTAAAACCAGCTTACTGATCAATATCGATAACAAAATGTGTCGTAAAACCCTTTGCCTGTCAGAAAGTGAATTATGCCAGTTTTTGTATCATTATCAGAAAGTAACAGGCTATTCATTATACCTGTTGACGTATTTTTCTAACACGTAGAGCTATTTAAAGGTCTACAATAATGGCCAAGTTAACATGCTAACTGTTTAatttacaataatataaaaaagagGAAAGCAGTGAATCTTCACAATTTCCGAAGTGACTTATGCAGGTGAGccagttgtttattttttcgACAATTAATTGAGCTCACATAATTGGTTCAGCCCTAGGcagtaatattaatatatattactATGCTACAAAAAGGTACTGTGCACCATATGAAATAATCATTCACAAATGTGATCATGATAATAAACGTAACAAATTGCCACTATTATTACTGCTGGTTCTGGTGTTATGGTGTACTGCAGTTCTTCGTGTTGTTTGTCCAAGTGGAGTTGCCATACCCCAGCAGAGGCTGTTGCTCACCTGCTGTGGGCAGGTTCAATcagtgtcaaataaatgtactgTCTCtctatgtcattaaaaaaatggaaaattagAATGTAATATGAGTGTTATGTCAACTGTTATAGTCTTTGCAAAGTGTAAGTATttcataaaaaaggtcataaaaagTCTTattatagtatgccataaaaataagtcattaaaaatgtattggtATGATGTACGTAATAAGTTATAGTGTGTGCACTTTTCCTGTGGGGTCCTCAATCATAAGATGGCTCCCTAAAATGGCACTCCTAATACAAGAAAAGTTATTTTATTCCATATTATTATATTCTATCATATTtctgttgatatttttttttactgtacacCCCCAggaagcaacaacaaaaaacataaagaaataaacataaagatataaaacctttaaatgtacttttttgaTTGTTGTTTAGAcgctttgacctttaacctttcaCACCCTGCACTCCACAACCGGAGACAGCGATGACGGTAATGTAAGAAGGTAACAGTGGCTTGACCGCTAGCTTGGTAGCTAACGTCAGAGTTAGCTTTTGTGTTATTAAAACGTTATAATCAACAGGCAGCTGTGTAATAAGGTATTTTATGGTCGTGTGGAttaatttggtaaaaaaaaaacaacaactagaCGACAGATAAACAGTCGCTACctcatgttgtttgtttgctaaACTTGTGTGTCTGCTAGCATCGCGaccgttagctaacgttagctctttACTATTAAAACTTCAGATCGTGGGACATTGATGCTTCGTTGGCTAACAGTTAAACAACTAACAGGTTATTCGCTGTGTGAAGGTTCTGAAATAAACAATATGGCGTTTTGTTTTCAACAGGTTTCCTAAAATAAAGCTACTTTAAAGCAACGGAAAGTATGACGGATATCGAAGTTCAGGTTGAAGGCGAGCTCACCTCTGACTCATTGTCAGGACAAGAGGAGGACATGAGCGGTGAGAGGGAGTCAGACTGCACGGAGACTCTTCAAAACACCGGGCAAGAAGGTCAAACACAATGGATGTGTATTTTAATCTCATAATACCCAATTTCACCACTCAGTCACAGCTGTTCTTTTGTCAGAACAACCAAATAACCATGTTCCTCTCATGCACATCCGCTTTAAACTCATTTGGTAACGTTGGTTATTGATATTATGAAGAACGAATAGTGAGGAATAGAGAGATCATTGTATTTCTGATGTTATAATATACATTCATCTGCGTTTCAGAGGCTATGGAGCCCCTGTCGTTGTTGGCCGCCGTTGCTCTGGCGCCACCTGGTGGTAACTCTGCGACCTGCAGCTGTGACTGTGAGACCTGTGGCTCTCTGGAGGTCAACTTGATGGAGAGGACCCTCCCGTCCATGGAGCTGCAGCTCCAGTTCTTCATGAGCAAAGCAGATGACTTACACGACTGCATTGTCAATGGGTAGGGTCCTGGCTAATCATAATGCACTGATATTTCCAgagtatttttattgttttctgatactttgtatgtttttttttcagacagtGTCAGGCAGAGAGTGAAGCTCTTGCTGATGCAGTGCAGAGTTTCCTATACACCTGTCAGCCTtactttaaccacctggaatcCACAAGGGCCATGTCCCAGCTCACCCTTCAACCTTATGACATCTACACAATGGTATATGTTTTTATCGTTTTTTATCAAAGCTCGTTCACCcaacttgttaaaaaatacatttcttgcCAGTGGTATGTAGCCATTTGGTTTTAATTGGTCAGGCTTTGATATGAACCTGGGAGCTACTTTCAACTGAAATAATTAGTCCAACACGTGCtttttctggaaagagatgttGCTACCAAATTTATCTAAATGTCATgtcatgaaaccaaaactgctTGGCTATACATCACTAGAGTTAAGTGAGGAAATACACATGCATCTGCTATCCACATACAATGTGCCTCATAATAATATAGTTTTATTTCAGATCTGAGTGATTTAGCAACTCAATAAGCAgcttttgttggtttctgaaaaatgacaaagtgaCTTTGGCCATGTCAAAGTTCTTCCTTAAAGCACTAAATCACTGTTTAAAATCAGATAATGCTCAAGTCTCCAACATAGGATTTCTATTAGCCGGTGGATTTGGATAGCAGAAACATGCTCAGCTGCCTTAAAGATTGCTggatttgttgtttgtgttgatgGAGTTTCTCAGTTTCAATCTACTGACTGTTAAACTTTTGTGTATGTTTCTAGCTAGCTTGTATGCCTAACTTTGATTGAACGCAACAGACGCACACACTTTCAAAAAAGCTCTCGAGTGGCATCCTAGGAGTTAGTAATTAGGCTTTAGTTAATCACTTCAACAGTGATTATGATCATATAAAAACTTATGTTGCTGAATGAGACGTCAGATATTTGTGTTCTGTGTGAAAACATAACAGATGTAAGTTGAGTCTAAActtccactgtgtgtgtttgtgtatgtagcACATGCAGCTGTTGGATCTCTCgcagcagctgtgtgacagGTTGGAGCAGCTGGTGTTGACCTACGCCAGCTACAATGTCCTCTGTTTGGACGAAAGCGATCCTAACAGGTACTCAGAGACACGAGCAAAACACAGAGGTACAACATATGTACTTATACATGTGTACTACCTTTAACGTGACAGTAGCACAGAGACAACATGAGAGAACACAAAGTCGTCATGGCGTAGTCAGACACATTTATACACTCAATTATCCCTTATTTAAACTGCTGATTTACTCATGCAGCATTTCATGAAATTATACAGTTCTCTCAATCCCTGTCAAGTCTTTCATTTGATTCTCAAAATATAGGTCAGTGTTTTCCACTGAATACATTTTCTGAACAATATCAAACCATTTCTCTTTTCCTGGAGGATCAACTTCACGCTAGTTTGTTGTCTGGCCTGCTTTGTAGGCATCTGTCTCTTCCTTGTAAAGCTTCTTTAATGTTGCTCCACAGGTTTCAGAATGCTACAGCTGATCCTTTCTTAATCTTTTTTAATCTAACAGCTGAATCCTGCAGCGACCAGCCCATTTCATATTCGACTGTCTCACTCTCCCTGTTTGCATTCCCAGTCTGTCTCACTTCTGCATCGGTCAGAGTCAGCTCGGTCCACTGAGGGTGACTGTGTTCCGCTACTGTAAGCCCACGCCGTTCCTGGCCCAGGTCGACACCGGCCTGTACAAACGCATGCGGTGGAACGTTGAGAGAATACGAGATGGGCAGGAGACAGATGAAGAGAGTGATGAGTGGGAGGCAGAATTAGATGGCGACACAGACTAGTGAGTGTGGATATCTCCACCTTTGACACACCAATCTTACTGCCAATACACATCACAGTTATTAATGTTTATCACCAACGTGCCATTCAGTTACTTCCTGTGCTACGAGGACATTCCCAATGCACATGCAGATGCTGACGAGGATAGCCATGGTGCCTCTCCTGGCAGCGTGGTGAGGATGTGGTCCATCGGTCAGTGGGTGCAGGTGAACCCCGACACAGACGACATCTGTGACTGGTACACTGATTTACATTTCTTCATTCACTGCTCTGCAGCTGCGTTTACTTTAGGAGACTATTCAATGCTCAGTTGTCTTTGGGGGAAACTGAAAGATCTAGCAACAGCAAAGCATATCACACGTGCGTGttcctgttttgtttcaggATCTTGTGCGACGTTCCTGAGGCTGACTATCACAGGCTGTTGTTTCTGGGCAGCAATGAGCCGTCTAGCTGCAATGCTACAGACTACCTGtatcagctgctgctgtcacaaCACACAACAGAGTGATGTATTAGCACACACACGTCATCCATGCCTGGGATCGTAGAATAAACAGCATGTGTAAAGAGACTGGACCAGTTTAGAACAAACAGGACGGTGCTGATAAATCCTCAGGCTAATTCTTAAAGGGATAATTCGGATCTTTTGAAGTTAGGTTGTATGGAGTTCTTATCCATAgccagtgtattacatacaggatatgtctgtcagcattgcagcagcaaaatgcattttagccAACTAATAAAAcgcccacctaaaaaaaatctacaacagtttatgtgtgtgctacatcgagaatattttcactgcccTACCTTTACGTCACACTTCCTGTTCCAAGGTGGAAGCTGTTAATGGCTTCAGTCCCCCAGccatgctctcttcaaaacTATTATTTTGGCCCTCTAACATGGGaactgctggtctgctgctgcctctatCACTTCcgtagtttgtgttattgtgtggcgTCTGTGAATCTGAACCCAAAGTCAcataacaacaaagaaaaaatgactgattgcagcagcagtagaccagcagctcctgtgttcagggatgtaaaatcaatgtttttctcaATTGAGTCTGGCCTTGAAGAGGGCAATGTAACCGCTTCAGTTCCCCTTTGGAAATTGCTGTGTGACGGAATTGAAAAGCTATTAAAATATACTAAATATAGTGTTGAATTTAACCAATATTGATTTTTATAGGTGGAACTTTTTTGAGGTGACTGAAACGTGTTTTGCTGTTGACCTcaccacagcagtgcattgcttagcttccgtgtcagactccagcctgcttctccaaactgggggtgtgccgaCTTACATCttctgtatgtaatacactgactatgatgAAGTACGTCACACAATCTCACTTCAGAGGATGCAAATAATCCCTTAAAGTAAATTTGTATCGATAAGTTTATGGGTGATTCTAAAGGTTGAACATCTGGCGTCATGTGCGTCTTGATGTCTGAGCAGAAACACCAGAGCTGAAATCACAAGCACATCACGACTGTAAATGTTGTGACACTTTTAGCCGGAGTTACAAGATGCGTTCAGGACCTGTTGGTTTTTCCACTTTTAAAGCTGAAGAGGCCTCTGTTCTTATAATCTGCTATGACCAATCGTGGTTTCTAAAAAACAAAGCTTTATATTGAAGTTACGTAAAAATAGTTTTATGCCGTTTACTGTGTGGAGTGTGTTTAACTCTGATGTTTGCTGCACACTCTTGTCACTTTGTTCAGTGTGTTGTTAAAAAGACTTTCTAAgagattttaaataatgttaatgttcacatTTGTTACAACAGTTTTTAAGAGCCTTTTGTTGTGTTATAAAGAAGTCCAGAAACGttattaaaaagacattttatttacacaaaATGTGGCATTGAAATAATTATACACAATCACAGATTTATGTCTTTCAGAAAGTccaaataataaagaaaaacttTAAAACAAGCTGCCAAGGTTCGGACTCCACGAGCAGGAGTGCCCATGTACTTCACTTCAACAGATTCATCAAGCCTTTTAAATCACTACTCAAAGACCTCACTTcagttttaataaattaatatattcaATGTGAGTTGTAATAACTTTGAGCCTACAGAAGCAATGCGTTTACTCGTAGTTCACTCTACTGTATTCAGTTTGACCTTGCGATCATTCAGCTCATCAGCTCTGTTGATGGGACATGAAGAAGATcataaaacaaagaataaaaTCTACCATTTACAACCATCATCCTTCATTCTCTATTCCATAAAAATCTATATATGACCCTTAAAGGGCTACTATGCTTCTAAATCTCTAAAGTACAAAAGTAAAGTGGAGTTTCCCTTCATTACAGTGAGCAGTCTTTAAACAGTATACACACAAATGCTTACAAAAACACTACACAGACATGTTTCagaaagcacatttaaaaagtcCAGCTTCGTCAAAAATACAGTGAGCGTCACGCGTCCTGCCTGGAGGATGGGAAAGCAAACATATGAAAGCGCAAACACCTGCTTGCTTCTCAGCTGCTACACATAGGCCTTGATAAGAGAGTGGACAGATTAGCAGGTGATGGTGAATGGGAAATGTTTTTGCTGGAAtcaacagtgtgaaagtctTAAGAGTCAATTAAGGTTGTAAAATGATAATTGCCGCACTGCTTTCAATTTaataatgaaacaaaatcaGTCTTTTATGCTATTTGACACTGGAGAGCAGGGCAGCAACCCAAAAactgactgaaaacaaaaagtgattcaAGTGGAAATAAATGTCAAATTTTTCTGCGAGCATTTCTGTGCCCATTATTTCGCTTTgcacaacaggaaactgaattTGTCCCAGAAATCCCCTCATATTTAAACCTGTGATATATTTAAACattgactgacacacacacagtatccagacaacacacagcacagatATGAACATTTACGACACACACTTCCATACTGTAGCTCATCACAGTTTCAACAACAATACACAGTAGAGACCCAGAATAACCTGATATCGAACCCCTGCCTCTTCCTCGTGTCACACAATAACGTGACCCCTGACCTTCACAGCAGTATCGGTTAAACCCTAGAGTCAGTCGCTAAAGTAAATTCTGTGTACTGCACTAGTCTAGAAGGCCTTGTGTAATAACCAGACATCATCTGTGTGTAGTCTGTGACTGAAATACCATCATTAAGATGTGAGCTTGAGAACCTAAGGAAGACTTAACATATGGAAGGAGTTAATACATGGCTGCAGAACCAGTGTCCATAAAAGGCATTTTCTGTAGAAACTAGCTTCAGCTGTGTTTCATTTAACTGACGAAATCTCGTCACAAAATACATGCACTTATCTAAAACCTCATTAGTGCCTGACTCCAGTGTTTCAAAGGGAAAAGCTTACACGTCACTCTGACCTTTGGTGAAGAGCTGTGAGATCCAAACAGCTCAGACTGAGATCGGGTAGCGAAATGTGATGAGCCGCCTCATCTGTAATCAATACCTGTTTTTGATCTCAGTTTGCAAACAAATTCATACTTAAATTGATACAAGACTGAAGTGCAATCTCAGAAATCTGGGACTCAGTGTCTTTTATCACCATTCAGTAGCAGGACATCTCCAGTGTATTCTCATATTAAAATAAGGTGACAGCGATATGTGTGTATCAACAGTTATGGCTTCAATTAAAAGGGCTGCAGGTGAGGAACACAAAGTTTAACAACCAAACCTATCAGTCAAGTTACCTTCGATTGATAGAGGCCATTTGGCACCGtcggtgtgtgtgagtgtgtgtgtgtgtgtgtgtgtggatgtggccACCCATGGCACAAAGATTTGGCATAATGAAAAGTGTCCTGTTTCAACCCTGTTAGTCAGTTGCAGTGATGCATCATGGGCTTCTGTCAGAAATCACATggtttcaggtgtgtgtgtgtttaaaggatTGAAATGTAATGTTATAGTCAGTGTTAAGTTTGTGTTTGCAGTGGTGTAGGATGTCGAGTGTGACGTGACAGAGGTGCTGAGTTTCAGTGTGGTGTCGTGTTGGTTGACTTGAGATGAGACACGGGTTCTTCGCTGGCAGCGTCGGAGACTTTCTTGCCCTGAGTACAGACTCTGTTTCAGGCAGCGTCATAGCTACCACTGAGGACGTGTCCTTGGTCATTTTGTTTGGTGCGAATTTGGGAGTTTTATCAACCTGGAGGTAGTTCACTTTATAAGATGAAAGTTTTACCTTGTACAGGTACAGGCAGATTCCAGTATGTTTATTGTACACACAGTATACTAAAATTGTGCTTTAAGGCcaactaaaaataaattaattaaaaactaGGCCTGGGTTTCAAAGTCATTGCTTCTACAATATGTTAATTTGGGGAACAGAAATGTTCATTTAATTtgccaaaatatattaaactacTCAATACATCAGCATTAAATTAAAAGCTAGTCTGAAGTTAGTTTTTAAATCAGGACAAATCTGATTAAAGAATAAGTACCCATGCCGAAGAATATGACTAAACACTTTACTATTCTTGATACAGTTCAGTTGGTACAATATTAAGGTTGCATGCAGAATGTTTTACCTGAATAAACCGAATGGGAGACCTTAAAACCCCGCCCCTGCTGCTGGTCTACATACACACAGGACCCGCTGTACTGACTTGACTTACCTTGACCTTAACCCAATTTTCAACTTTCTATGTACTAAATCTAACCATTTAGTTTGTTGGGAGTGGTAGCTCGCCTAAAGTAAGCACTACCTGAGAGTCTTGATTCAGGGCAAGAATTTTTCAACCATGTGTTTTCTTCTGCCTTTTTTTGCATGACTTAACAGCAAATGCTTGGAGAAACTGCAATCAACTCAACTGatctgtgttttctgtgctttgtttttacagtacagTTAGAAATCCCTGCCTCTCTCAAATTAatctacagcagtggttcccaacctttttacGATATGGCCCCAAACACGCTGGATCTGTCTATAGGTTGTGACCAGATCTACTTACGACTAATTATTCCTTCCTCAGATTGCTAAATTTGAGTGCTTAGGCCTAATAGGTAGTTTCAgtagtttaaagggacagattAGAGAAAagcttgaaaaataaaacacccttattggttgggaaccactgatctacagCACCAAAAGTGTGTGGTTGGACCTCCAGGGCTGGGCAGTGTATAAGTATGGTTTATTGTCCATCCTTTTGATCCTATCATGGATTTTACTCACCTTCTCTCCGTTTATCTTTGTAAAATACTTGGGAATGACACAAGCATCAACAATGTGATGTAGTTTATCTTCTTAAGGAGATATTCTGATGTGTATCAATATGTAAGGACTCCTTCTAGCTATTGCATTGTTCCCCACAAGATTTACCTCAGTCTGTACAGCTGTTTAATAACGTTGCTTCACTGTGTGTATAATAATAGCACAGCAAATGTGGGCTGCTCTGCATCCATGTGTCCATCACCTTATTTGCTGTGTGCCTTTGTTGTGAattatcgtgtgtgtgtgtgtgtgtgtgtgtgtgtgtgtgtgtgtgcgcacaaaCAGACAGCACTTGTGTCATCTTCCCTGTATGAGTGTTGATGTTTAACAGATGTTGTACTCAGTGTGTATGAGTGAAATCCCTCAGTGATGTGTCTCCAGCTCTACCACTGTCCATTCTCCCTGTGGGGAGCTCCCAGTGGCCTCTGGGGAGAAACTACTGACAGAGGTGACGGTGGCAGAGGGAGGGGTGAGTGGAGGCAGCAGGCTGGGCCACAGGCTGCTCTCCAGGGGGCTCAGTGTGCCTCCTGCGCCCCCTGGTagaagcagcagagaggagcatCCTTCTCtgttcagcagcagtgtctGATTGATCAGCTGCTGGACTATGTCCACTTTCTTCCCCCAGTCCAGGTCCAGGGGTGGGGGCCGCTCTGGAGACTCGGGAGGGCAAGGGGAGGAGCTGTCTCCATCTTGGGAGGGGTTGCTGGATGTCTGAGGGGAGTCTCGGAGAGGAGGAGGGCTCTCGGTGGACGGCGAAGAGTCTTGATGTTTGTCTCC from Epinephelus fuscoguttatus linkage group LG3, E.fuscoguttatus.final_Chr_v1 includes:
- the lg3h19orf67 gene encoding UPF0575 protein C19orf67 homolog isoform X1, which produces MTDIEVQVEGELTSDSLSGQEEDMSGERESDCTETLQNTGQEEAMEPLSLLAAVALAPPGGNSATCSCDCETCGSLEVNLMERTLPSMELQLQFFMSKADDLHDCIVNGQCQAESEALADAVQSFLYTCQPYFNHLESTRAMSQLTLQPYDIYTMHMQLLDLSQQLCDRLEQLVLTYASYNVLCLDESDPNSLSHFCIGQSQLGPLRVTVFRYCKPTPFLAQVDTGLYKRMRWNVERIRDGQETDEESDEWEAELDGDTDYYFLCYEDIPNAHADADEDSHGASPGSVVRMWSIGQWVQVNPDTDDICDWYTDLHFFIHCSAAAFTLGDYSMLSCLWGKLKDLATAKHITRACSCFVSGSCATFLRLTITGCCFWAAMSRLAAMLQTTCISCCCHNTQQSDVLAHTRHPCLGS
- the lg3h19orf67 gene encoding UPF0575 protein C19orf67 homolog isoform X2; protein product: MTDIEVQVEGELTSDSLSGQEEDMSGERESDCTETLQNTGQEEAMEPLSLLAAVALAPPGGNSATCSCDCETCGSLEVNLMERTLPSMELQLQFFMSKADDLHDCIVNGQCQAESEALADAVQSFLYTCQPYFNHLESTRAMSQLTLQPYDIYTMHMQLLDLSQQLCDRLEQLVLTYASYNVLCLDESDPNSLSHFCIGQSQLGPLRVTVFRYCKPTPFLAQVDTGLYKRMRWNVERIRDGQETDEESDEWEAELDGDTDYYFLCYEDIPNAHADADEDSHGASPGSVVRMWSIGQWVQVNPDTDDICDWILCDVPEADYHRLLFLGSNEPSSCNATDYLYQLLLSQHTTE